A region of Streptomyces sp. R44 DNA encodes the following proteins:
- a CDS encoding dihydrofolate reductase family protein — MRIAIGEFISLDGVVQAPGHPDEDTDGGFAHGGWTHPFFDPEVMGGALAEWQTSTEALLFGRRTWQTMAAAWPGRAGDPFADHMNSVTKYVVSSTLGEDELTWNNTTRIPGDQALDQIKKLREAEGRDLVVMGSASLTRTLLAEGLVDELRLMILPVLLGGGKTIYPTDGHLRTFDLVSTVVSGTGVHVCTYRPKAEV, encoded by the coding sequence ATGCGCATTGCGATCGGCGAATTCATCAGCTTGGACGGCGTTGTTCAGGCCCCGGGGCACCCGGACGAGGACACCGACGGCGGGTTCGCCCACGGTGGCTGGACCCACCCGTTCTTCGACCCGGAGGTGATGGGCGGCGCCCTGGCCGAGTGGCAGACCAGCACCGAGGCCCTGCTGTTCGGACGCCGCACCTGGCAGACCATGGCCGCGGCGTGGCCGGGCCGGGCCGGCGACCCGTTCGCCGACCACATGAACAGCGTCACCAAGTACGTCGTGTCCAGCACCCTCGGCGAGGACGAGCTGACGTGGAACAACACCACGCGCATCCCCGGCGACCAGGCCCTGGACCAGATCAAGAAGCTGCGCGAGGCGGAAGGCCGTGACCTGGTCGTCATGGGCAGCGCGTCCCTCACGCGAACCCTGCTGGCCGAGGGGCTGGTCGACGAGCTCCGTCTCATGATCCTGCCGGTGCTCCTGGGCGGCGGTAAGACGATCTACCCGACCGACGGCCACCTCCGCACGTTCGACCTGGTCTCCACGGTCGTCAGCGGCACCGGAGTGCACGTGTGCACCTACCGGCCGAAGGCCGAGGTGTAG
- a CDS encoding SAV_915 family protein, with protein sequence MSEVEHSEDPEPSERVPAGPLLVPVRSGPAGCSARLFRTPLGGRTAVGFTSAAGLAATLGPDHACVRLSEPALRALVAPLGVTALTVDPQFAAPGVTKTPRDDSSWRTWDPRHVGVLRVAGAAAVISRINLLIG encoded by the coding sequence ATGTCTGAAGTCGAGCACTCCGAGGACCCCGAGCCTTCCGAACGCGTCCCGGCCGGACCCCTCCTCGTCCCCGTCCGGTCGGGCCCCGCGGGCTGCAGCGCCCGCCTTTTCCGTACCCCCCTGGGCGGCCGGACGGCCGTCGGTTTCACCTCCGCGGCCGGACTCGCCGCCACGCTCGGCCCGGACCACGCCTGCGTGAGGCTCTCCGAGCCCGCACTGCGTGCCCTCGTGGCACCGCTGGGTGTCACCGCCCTCACCGTCGACCCGCAGTTCGCCGCCCCCGGCGTCACGAAGACCCCGCGCGACGACAGCTCCTGGCGGACCTGGGACCCACGACACGTGGGCGTCCTGCGCGTGGCGGGTGCCGCCGCCGTCATCTCCCGCATCAATCTCTTGATCGGCTGA